The nucleotide sequence GGCGCTGCGCAGCTTGCTCAGCGGATGACGGCCTGCACCTCCACCACCCGCACCGGCACGCTCGACGAACGCTCCAACACCCCCAGATCCCCCGCCTCACCCGTGCTCGCCACCCAACCCACCGCATAGGTGACCGTCGCCGTCACCACGAACACCCCCGACGGCTCACCCACCGACGACCACACGAACGTGTGCGTGCACCCACTCACCTGACCCGCCACCGGACGGCTCGGGTCGTACACGGCACCCGGACCATCACAGACCACCCTGGTGCCATCACCCAGATCCCAGCTCACCCGCGTCGGCACCGCCGTCACCGTCGAGCTCACCGCCCCGATCGACGCAGACGCCGACAACCCCACCCACGGGCCGTTCACCCACAACCACGTCGGCACCCCCACCAACTGGAAACCCGGCGGATTCAACCCGATCTCCGGCACCGGGAGCGGGAGCTGCTCCAACGCCAACTGCGCCGCCCGCTCCGCCGCCGCGACACCCCCCAGCGGATCGGCCGGATCGAACACCACCAACCGGCTGTACACCACGTTGCCGGTCTCATCACGGCACGCCAACAGATACGGCATCCCCCGCTCCGGCTGGACCGGCCCACCCGAATAATCCACCGCCATGCTCGACCCACTCGACCCCGACAACTCGAAACCGAAATACGAACACACCCACCCGCCACCGCCACCACGACCAGACCGGAAACGCCCCAACTCCCCCGACGGCCCCACCACCACCACCGCCGTCGGAGAACCAGACGCGATCGACGCGCCTACCGTCACCTGACCATCGGCCGAGTCCGCAATAGCTGGCCGTGTGCCGAACACGCCGACGGCGGCGACAAGAAGAAGCGCCGCAGCTACTCGCACTGCGTCACACCATCCCAGCGGGTGATCTGCTCGACGTCGGTCACGAACCAACCCTCTCCGAGGCGCGCCATCTTGAGTCGGAACAGGAAGGTGCTCACCTTGGAGTTCAACACGAGGCCTGATGGCTGATCGATCACCATCGTGTCGTCGACGAGACAGTCGAGGACCGTTGCAGCCCCGTGGTCCACTGATTCGAGCTGGGGTGTGCTCAGAAACTGAGAAGCACTCGGCAGACGAACAACCTGTTGAAGACGCTGACGCTCCTCGATTCGATTCACGGTGGTCGTGAAGGCCGGTCCAGCCATCACCGACCGCAATGCTGGGTGGTTGGGATTGAGCGGGCCCCGATGAGTGGTCCAGCTGCTATGCGAGTGCTGGTTGGTGTCGGGTGGTCCAGGCTTGGGCGAACTCGCTGGGGGTGAGGTCGCCGTGGGCGCTGTGGGGTCGGTTGGTGTTGTAGTCGATCCGCCAGTCCTCGATGAGCACCTGGGCTTCGAGGAGGCTGTCGAAGTGCCAGAGGTTGAGCAGCTCGTCGCGCAGACGACTGTTGAACGACTCGATCCAGGCGTTCTGCCACGGTGAGCCGGGGTCGATGAAGATGGTGTTCACCCCGTTGAACCGGCACCAGTCGGCGACGGCTTGGGCGATGAACTCTCTGCCGTTGTCGAAGCGCAGGTAGACCGGGAAGCCGCGCACGGCGGCGATGGCGTCGAGGGTGGCGACGACGCGGTCGGCGTCGATGCGCCGGTCCACGACGATGGCGGGGCACTCCCGGGTGTACTCGTCGACGACGTTGAGCAGCTTGAGGGTGCGGCCGTCGACGGTGGTGTCGAACTGGAAGTCGAGCGCCCACAGCACGTTCGGCCGGATCGGGCACATAGCACCGACGGCGACGCCGATCCCGCGGTGGGGCTTCTTGCGCTTCTTGTACGGCACCCGCAGTCCTTCCTCGCGCCACAGGCGCTGCACCCGCTTGTTGTTGATCCGATGACCGCCCCGGCGCAGCTCGCTGGCGGCGCGCCGCCACCCCCACCGGGGTCGCCGCTGGGCGAAGTCCCGCAGCCAGGCCCGCAGCCACGCCTCGTCCGCTGCTGGGGCGGGCGGCTCGAGCCGTTGGGTGGAGCGGTGCTGGCCGACCACCGTGCACGCTCGTCGCTCCGACACCCCGAACCGGTCGCGCAGCATCACCACCGCGCTGCGCCGCCGGTTCGGGGTCAGAAGTTTCCCTCCGCGATCTCCCGCAGCATCGCCTTGTCCAGCTCGGCCTCGGCGAGCAGCTTCTTCAGCCGGGCGTTCTCACCTTCGAGCTCCTTGAGCCGCTTGGCGTCGGACGCCTTCATGCCGCCGTACTGCGCCACCCAGCGATGCCAGGTCGACGCCGTGATCTGCAGGTGCCGGCACACCTCATCAAGCTCGGTCCCGCCCGCGAGCAGCTTGTTGCCCTCGGCGAGCTTGCGGATGATCTGGTCAGGCGTATGCCGCCGTCGCTTGGCCATGTCGTGGTCCTCCTTCGCCCCATCGTGGGGCATCGGACTCGCACAACAGGTGGACCACTACCGGGGGCTCAGCGCAGGATCTGGTGGGTCGTTCGCTAGGAGAAACGCCTGCCAGTAGCCCTGAACCGAGGCGAGGATGGCCTCCTCATCAGAGCTGGACTGGGTCGTGGTGCTCGTCGACTCCACCATCGAAGACGGCGGAGGAGCCGGCGACGAGCCCGGCGCCGACCCCTCCCCCTCACTCCCGCCACCACACCCGGCGAACACGACACCGAGCACCGAGACGAGCACCAACACACCGAGCACACGGCGCATCGAAGCCCTCCCAGATCCGCCCTCGCCGTTGCGGCTCCGGACGCTACGAACGACCAGCACCACCCCTCAAGCGGCATCCGTCACATCGCGGACCCTCCGTAGCCCCCGAACCACGATCCGCAACGACAACCCGAACGGCGTTTCAGATCACGCTCTCACCCGCCTCGACCCGCGCCCGTAGCATCGACGCCAGCCGGTTCCGGTGGAACACCGTGTCACCGAAGGCTCGCTCGTCGAGCTGCGACCGCTTCAGGAACAGGTGCACGTCGGACTCCCACGTGAAGCCGATCCCCCCGTGCACCTGCAACGCCGACGCGGTCACCCGGCGCGCCGCGTCCGAGCACCAAATCTTGGCCGTCGACGCCGCGATCGATCGCTCGGGGTCGTCCGCGGCCACGCACCATGCCGCCCAGTACGCGCTGGAGCGCATCCCCTCCACATCGACGAGCATGTCCGCACACCGGTGCTTGACCGCCTGGAACGATCCGATCGGGCGCCCGAACTGCTCCCGGTCCTTGGCGTGGGCGACCGCCAGCTCCAGCGAGCGCGACGCGATCCCGAGCAGCTCGGCCGAGTAGGCCGTGGCCCCCAGGTCGCAGAACCGCTCCAGCGCCTCGACTCCCCCGAGGCGCACCGCGGGCGTGGCCTCGAAGGCCAACCAGCCCACCTCGCGGGTGCGATCCATCGCCGGTTCCACTGCGGGCCGTCCACCGGCACGCAGATCGACCGCGAACACCGCCTCGTCCGAGCGCACCACCGCCACGTCCGCCGACGGCGCGAACACCGCGGGCTCAGAGCGACCGGTGAGCACCCAGCCATCACCGGCCTCCTGTGCCGACAAGGGCCCCCAGGCGATGGTGGCGATGGACCGCCCACTCACCAGCGGCTCGACCCACTCCGGTGTGGCTTCCGCCAGCATCGCCAGAGCGACGATCTGTTGGAGTACCGGCGCGGGCGCCACGTGCGCACCGACCTGCTCGAGCAGCACCGCCACCTCGACGAAGCCGAGCCCGAGACCCCCGCAGGATTCCGGGAGCGCGATCGCGGTCCAGCCCTGCTCGACCATCGCGGCCCACAGTCTCGGGTCGAACCCGCCACCGGCATCGACCACCGCCCGGACCTGCGCCGGCGACGCGTAGCCGGCCAGCAGCTCACGAGCCGCGTCGCGCAGGGCGAGCTGGTCGGCAGAGAGGTCGAAGTCCACGGCCAGACCATACCTGACGTCCGTGTCAGTCCCCGCGGTGCCGCCGTCTAGGATTGGCCCGCCTATGGACCTCGCTCCCACGCCAGAGCAGCAGGCGTTCCGGGCCGAGTGCCGGACATGGCTGCAAGCCAACCTCCCTTGGGAGTACGGCAAGGGGCTCCCCCCGCACTTCGACGACCTGGCCGAGGAGGTCACCTTCCTGCGCGGCTGGCAACGCCGACTCGCCGAGGGCCGATGGGTCGGCGTGACCTGGCCCGAGCGATACGGCGGGCGCGGCGCCGGGCCGCTGCACCACTACATCGTCCAGGAGGAACTGGCACGGGCCCGCGCCCCCGAGCTGGTGGGGCGCATCGGCGTCAACCTCGTCGGGCCCACCCTGCTGGCCCACGGCACCGCCGCACAGCGAGAACGCTGGCTGCCGAAGATCCTCGACGCCTCCGAGCTGTTCTGTCAGCTCTTCAGCGAGCCCGGCGCCGGCAGCGATCTCGCCGCGCTGGCCACCCGGGCCGAGCGGGTCGAGGGCGGCTGGCGGATCAACGGGCAGAAGGTATGGACCTCCTATGCCCAGTTCGCCGACTGGGGGCTGCTGCTCGCCCGCACCGACCCCACCGCACCGAAGCACCAGGGCATCTCGGCGTTCGTCATCGACATGCACCAGCCCGGGGTGGAGGTCCGCCCGCTGCGCCAGATCACCGACGAGTACGACTTCAACGAGGTCTTCTTCACCGATGCGTTCGTCCCGGAGGAGAACCTGATCGGCGCCGAGAACGAGGGCTGGCGGGTCTCCTCCTCGACGCTCACCCACGAGCGAGGCACCAACCCGCGCCAGCTCGTCATCCACGCCCAACTGCTGGAGGAGCTGCTACGCCTGGCCCTCGAGCAGGGCCGCTTCGACGACCCTCGCCTCCAGCAACGCCTGGCCGAGGCCTACGTGGAGGTCAGGCTGTTCCAGCTGCACAACTGGCGGTCCCTGTCCCGTCTCGAGCACGGGCGCGAGCTCGGGCCGGAAGGCAGTGCGCTGAAGCTGTACTGGAGCGAGATGAGCAAGCGGCTGCACGACACGGCGATGGCGGTGCTCGCCGACGCGGCGCCGCTGTGGTGGGGGGCGTCGGGCAACCCCGGTGGTGGCCGATGGCAGCGGAGCTGGCTCTACTACCACGCGGCCTCGGTGTTCGCGGGCACGAACGAGATCCAGCGCACCATCATCGGCGAGCGGGTGCTCGGCCTGCCCCGGGAGCCGAGGCAGGAGACCGCGACCCGATGAGCGAGTTCGAGACCCTGCTGTACGACGTCGACGGCCCGGTGGCCACGATCACCCTGAACCGCCCCGACCAGGCCAATGCGCAGTCCACACAGCTGATCAACGAGCTCGACCGCGCCCTCGACGTCGCCGACGCGGACGACGGCGTGCGGGTGGTGATCCTCGCTGCTGCCGGTAAGCACTTCTCCTCCGGCCACGACCTGAAGGAACTGGTGGGGCCGAGCGCGGATCCCGAGCTGCAGCGCCGCCGGGCCACCGCCGAAGGCAAGTTCCGCCACGAGCGCCAGATGTACTTCGACCGCTGCGTTCGGCTCTACGAGTTCCGCAAGCCCACCATCGCCGCGGTGCAGGGACGCTGCATCGCCGCGGGCTTGATGCTGGCCGCGATGTGTGACCTGATCGTCGCCGCCGACGACGCGGTGTTCCAGAACCCCGTCGCCCGCATGAGCGGCGCGGGGGTGGAGCTGCTGGTGGAGCCGTGGGAGCTGGGCATCCGCAAAGCAAAGGAGTTCCTGCTCACCGGCGACGAGATCGACGCACGCGAAGCCTGGCGGCTGGGGATGGTGAACCAGGTCGTGCCCCGATCCGAGCTGGCCGCGGCGGCCCGAGCCATGGCCGCCAAGATCGCACTCGTGCCCCCCGTGACCGCGGAGCGCATCAAGGACTCCATCAACCACACCTTCGAGCTCATGGGCAAGCGCCACTCGTGGAACTTCCACTTCATGGCCCACCACTTCACCCACAACACCGCGACTGCGCTCGGCAAACTGGCCGAACGCGAGCAGATGGGATCGATGAAGGAGGTCTTCGAGGCTCGCGATCGGGGCGACGCCTAGATGGGCGGCCCGCTCGAAGGGCTGCGGGTCATCGACGTCGGGACCCGCATCTCGGCCCCGTTCTGCGCCGGACTGCTCGGCGAGATGGGCGCCGAGGTGATCAAGGTCGAGCAGCCCGGCGTCGGCGACTTCATGCGCGAGATCGGCCCCTTCGTGCCCGTCGAGGGCGACGACGGGCCCGGGCACTCCTTGTTCTGGTCGGTGGAGGGGCGGGGCCGCAAGGGCGTGACCCTGGACCTTCGCAAGCCCGAGGGGCAGGAGCTCTTCCGCCGCCTCTGCCGCCACGCGGACGTGGTGTGCGAGAACTTCCGGCCGGGGACGATGGAGCGCTGGAACGTCGGCCCGGCCGACCTCGATCCCCGGCTGGTGATGGTGCGCATCTCGGTCTTCGGGCAGGACGGGCCCTCGTCGCTGCGGCCGGGGCTCGACCGCCTGGGCATCGGCTACGGAGGCCTGCTGCACCTCACCGGCTACCCGGATCGCCCTCCAGTGCGACCGGGGGTGACCGTGAGCGACTACCTCACCGGGGTGTTCGCGGCCCACGCCGCGCTGGCCGCGCTCTACCGGCGCGACGCGCGCCGCATCGGCGCGGGCGCGGTGGTCGACGCCTGCCTGTACGGGTCGGTGCTGCGGATCCTGGAGTGGACGATCGCCGGCTACGACCGGCTCGGCATCGTGCGCGAGCGCGAGGGCAACCGGCTGGCCAACTCCGCCCCGCTGGACAACTACCCCACCGCGGACGGCAAGTACGTGTGCATCGTGGCTGGCTCGGACGCCAATTTCCGCCGGTTGTGCGCGGCCATGGACCGCCCCGAGCTGGCGACCGACGCCCGGTTCGCCCGCCTGGCGGAGCGGGCGGCGAACGCCGAGGAGATCAACGGGATCGTCGAGGCGTGGACCCGCTCGCTCACCGCCGCGCAGATCGAGCAGCGCTGCATCGACCACGACGTGCCCGTCGCCACCGCGTACACCGCGGCGGACATCGCCGCCGACCCGCACATGCAGGCCCGCCACGACCTGGTCACCGTGGTCGACTCGGTGATCGGCCCGGTACGCCAGCAAGCCCCATTCCCCCGCTTCGTGGGCGAGGAGCTCCCGGCGCCCTCGAGCGCGCCCCGCCTCGGCGAGCACAACCGCGAGGTATGGCGCGGGCTGGTCGGGCTGAGCGAGGAGGAGTTCGCCTCCGCGGTGGAAGCGGGCATCATCTGACCATGTCCACTCCCCGCCGTGCCATGATCGCCGCCGCCACCGCCGCCCTCGCCGTGGTCCTCACCGCCTCCCTCGCCGGCTGCTCGAACCGCGGTGGGAGCGGCGGCGGGACCGACACTGACCGGGCCGCTCCGCCGACGACCACGGTGGGAGCGCCCGGCGCGCCGGCGCCGACCACCGGGCCTCGCAACAGCGCGCCGAATGCCTGCGACAGCAAGATGCCCGGTGAGGTCATGACCGCCGAAGAAGCGGTGGTGCGCTTCTCCGACCAGCAGGTCTGCCCCGGATACGTGACGGTCGCGCTCGGCACCCCGGTCACGTGGCGGAACACCGGCCAGACCACCTACACGGTCACCATCAAGGACGGTCCTCTGCCGAGCAGCCCCGACCTGCAGCGCGAGCGTGTCGAGCCCGGGGCGAGCGTGGCGGTCGAGCTGCCGAGCGGCCAGTTCGCGTGGACCACCGACGCCCTCGAGGCCTTCGTAGGCACCGTCGAGGTGCAGGGCTGAGCGGCGACGACCCCGGCCGGCCCGTGGCCCGCTCGGGGGCGTGGTCGCTCAGGCGGGGTTCAGCACCAGGTCGGCCACCCGCTCCCGGTGGATGCCGTGGTAGCCGAGCAGCAGGTCGTTCTGCTTCGCTCGGCGGTAGTGCAGGTGCGCGTCGCAGTCCCAGGTGAAGCCCACCCCCCCGTGGATCTGGATGCACTCGCCGGCGACCGCGTTCGCGGACTCCGGCACGTAGGCCTTGGCCATCGCCGCCGCCTCGGCCCGCACCGGGTCCTCCACGTCGGAGGCCCACGCGGCGTAGTGCGTGCCGACCCGTGACAGCTCGATGCGGTGCAGCATGTCGACCATCTTGTGCTTGATCACCTGGAAGGTGGCGATCGGCCGATCGAACTGGACCCGAGTCTTCGCGTACTCGACCGCGAGGTCCTGCGCGGCCTCCATGGACCCGACGAGCTCCGCGCACAGGGCCACGCACGCGTCGTCGACCACCCGCCGCCAGATGGGGGTGTGATCGCCGTCGGGGCCCACCCGCTCCGCGGGCATGTCGCGCAGCTCGAGCCGGGCCACCTTGCGGGTGAGGTCCCAGGTGGGCACCAGCTCCGCGCGCGGGGCTTCTACCAGGAAGGTGCCGATCCCCTGCTGGGTGCGGGCCACCACCAGCACCCAGTCCGCGGTGTGCCCGTCGAGCACCACCGGCTTGGTGCCGTGCAACAGCCAGCGGCCGGTCTTGCGGCTGGCCCGAGTCCGCACCC is from Rhabdothermincola sediminis and encodes:
- a CDS encoding enoyl-CoA hydratase produces the protein MSEFETLLYDVDGPVATITLNRPDQANAQSTQLINELDRALDVADADDGVRVVILAAAGKHFSSGHDLKELVGPSADPELQRRRATAEGKFRHERQMYFDRCVRLYEFRKPTIAAVQGRCIAAGLMLAAMCDLIVAADDAVFQNPVARMSGAGVELLVEPWELGIRKAKEFLLTGDEIDAREAWRLGMVNQVVPRSELAAAARAMAAKIALVPPVTAERIKDSINHTFELMGKRHSWNFHFMAHHFTHNTATALGKLAEREQMGSMKEVFEARDRGDA
- a CDS encoding acyl-CoA dehydrogenase family protein; the protein is MDFDLSADQLALRDAARELLAGYASPAQVRAVVDAGGGFDPRLWAAMVEQGWTAIALPESCGGLGLGFVEVAVLLEQVGAHVAPAPVLQQIVALAMLAEATPEWVEPLVSGRSIATIAWGPLSAQEAGDGWVLTGRSEPAVFAPSADVAVVRSDEAVFAVDLRAGGRPAVEPAMDRTREVGWLAFEATPAVRLGGVEALERFCDLGATAYSAELLGIASRSLELAVAHAKDREQFGRPIGSFQAVKHRCADMLVDVEGMRSSAYWAAWCVAADDPERSIAASTAKIWCSDAARRVTASALQVHGGIGFTWESDVHLFLKRSQLDERAFGDTVFHRNRLASMLRARVEAGESVI
- a CDS encoding cupredoxin domain-containing protein, with protein sequence MSTPRRAMIAAATAALAVVLTASLAGCSNRGGSGGGTDTDRAAPPTTTVGAPGAPAPTTGPRNSAPNACDSKMPGEVMTAEEAVVRFSDQQVCPGYVTVALGTPVTWRNTGQTTYTVTIKDGPLPSSPDLQRERVEPGASVAVELPSGQFAWTTDALEAFVGTVEVQG
- a CDS encoding acyl-CoA dehydrogenase family protein → MDLAPTPEQQAFRAECRTWLQANLPWEYGKGLPPHFDDLAEEVTFLRGWQRRLAEGRWVGVTWPERYGGRGAGPLHHYIVQEELARARAPELVGRIGVNLVGPTLLAHGTAAQRERWLPKILDASELFCQLFSEPGAGSDLAALATRAERVEGGWRINGQKVWTSYAQFADWGLLLARTDPTAPKHQGISAFVIDMHQPGVEVRPLRQITDEYDFNEVFFTDAFVPEENLIGAENEGWRVSSSTLTHERGTNPRQLVIHAQLLEELLRLALEQGRFDDPRLQQRLAEAYVEVRLFQLHNWRSLSRLEHGRELGPEGSALKLYWSEMSKRLHDTAMAVLADAAPLWWGASGNPGGGRWQRSWLYYHAASVFAGTNEIQRTIIGERVLGLPREPRQETATR
- a CDS encoding IS3 family transposase (programmed frameshift); the encoded protein is MAKRRRHTPDQIIRKLAEGNKLLAGGTELDEVCRHLQITASTWHRWVAQYGGMKASDAKRLKELEGENARLKKLLAEAELDKAMLREIGGGKLLTPNRRRSAVVMLRDRFGVSERRACTVVGQHRSTQRLEPPAPAADEAWLRAWLRDFAQRRPRWGWRRAASELRRGGHRINNKRVQRLWREEGLRVPYKKRKKPHRGIGVAVGAMCPIRPNVLWALDFQFDTTVDGRTLKLLNVVDEYTRECPAIVVDRRIDADRVVATLDAIAAVRGFPVYLRFDNGREFIAQAVADWCRFNGVNTIFIDPGSPWQNAWIESFNSRLRDELLNLWHFDSLLEAQVLIEDWRIDYNTNRPHSAHGDLTPSEFAQAWTTRHQPALA
- a CDS encoding CaiB/BaiF CoA transferase family protein gives rise to the protein MGGPLEGLRVIDVGTRISAPFCAGLLGEMGAEVIKVEQPGVGDFMREIGPFVPVEGDDGPGHSLFWSVEGRGRKGVTLDLRKPEGQELFRRLCRHADVVCENFRPGTMERWNVGPADLDPRLVMVRISVFGQDGPSSLRPGLDRLGIGYGGLLHLTGYPDRPPVRPGVTVSDYLTGVFAAHAALAALYRRDARRIGAGAVVDACLYGSVLRILEWTIAGYDRLGIVREREGNRLANSAPLDNYPTADGKYVCIVAGSDANFRRLCAAMDRPELATDARFARLAERAANAEEINGIVEAWTRSLTAAQIEQRCIDHDVPVATAYTAADIAADPHMQARHDLVTVVDSVIGPVRQQAPFPRFVGEELPAPSSAPRLGEHNREVWRGLVGLSEEEFASAVEAGII
- a CDS encoding acyl-CoA dehydrogenase family protein, producing MEFTFSAEQDQLRDAVRSFLAAQSPPSYVRSMMEQERGFTDQVWGQLVDLGWTGVLVPEAQGGLGLGMVDLVVLMEEMGRVVFPGPFFSSAVLATLAARHLGLEDRLASLASGATRGTVALEEEGHGDVVDRVRTRASRKTGRWLLHGTKPVVLDGHTADWVLVVARTQQGIGTFLVEAPRAELVPTWDLTRKVARLELRDMPAERVGPDGDHTPIWRRVVDDACVALCAELVGSMEAAQDLAVEYAKTRVQFDRPIATFQVIKHKMVDMLHRIELSRVGTHYAAWASDVEDPVRAEAAAMAKAYVPESANAVAGECIQIHGGVGFTWDCDAHLHYRRAKQNDLLLGYHGIHRERVADLVLNPA